From one Sparus aurata chromosome 16, fSpaAur1.1, whole genome shotgun sequence genomic stretch:
- the togaram1 gene encoding TOG array regulator of axonemal microtubules protein 1 isoform X1, with product MLLSSQDCFFGFSNVTASIRPSIMIPGLISQELQEQLLDPKNYQNRTNGVEELKHILSEVDMKTVPSGSIEEFINFLPQLLDDSNFKVLYGTLQVLNLLIQKLDTTGVDRYFKHIVLVALKALGDTRAITRNEYMNVFRQLMKNVAPQQILDLVTGNLKHKNSRVREDVLNIIMAAMLTHPRKDFNIPKLCFEVAPYLADSKRKVRHATLELFAVFDYCLDTGKKQPLMKAVDMVELNEDAEGLMAAVQARRARHVLPKLSSEGEVEYALVVPKPGQRCSLQYGSGADLDWVMNGGRVSSARSHRTEPDCDRWYGYGSLGSLTDDLPLQRRIVSAGKGKNKLPWEMSSFSSTENDQQCSTPNGKCSKQVASDDFLPLSRRLSPETYIPSFSSAESQKPQSSQRRASPARLRRSGSLNLDPDIFKSTNFSDLDVVAPKARMLSRNPSVERTFSLPSNPPTSGSFLLPSYPLATLPGGMLTPTLSRRHVDSSLSMSNTWPNKRESSPHQRDTSPWRETTGTAKGDQLSSRCSPRPLRASLVSSSSTSSFRRALSSTRATLSISPVVPTAEQVQTHNGQRSNTPGSPQNHLDRNLNLDTDGISMVQDPQEEDPLDMQEMLNSLRSLRNSAAKKRAKVSLSSSDPDPDSPDSAVRLDLGLDSPSHTSPMTTSSASESGLSSLSSVANLSFNGIKTSPGNSASSGMKPRIARVPSAKLRSSVSMDFISPQGLSQRNELSYDVGVVGQRVTYSNGTIKTEEETTGPSPPLVKPALRESVRALKPHKGSQSQGSRNSPATDMPEGVIGRGMFGNGMSSSSPGAALSLEQGDSVAKTPHAPPAGIYSRALSGSHRDSDDSPCPDEIKQRVKNSRFGQDKTRLQGLEQQEGQFSQGDHTREKIRHRVRQMLSDSPTEENRALIIKDLHLNGSTLTSTKSDLLSDESPISPNSPVSPPGPQSPTKCFTPPHQPSPPTVPPNPKNMSRLRRAPSLSRTRPSLSHSSDELSPGTMGQKKNLSEPPELCPFPKPDLALTQSFNLLSSEDWEKKIEGLTFMRSLAHYHSDTLQGRLHDVCLSLIQEVKNLRSGVSRVAVCTLGDLYTHLQKAMDQELEGTVKALLQKAGESNAFIRQDVDATLDCMVQHCTPTRSIGALLSGGLSHLNAVVRKCTAQHLANLVDKVGAVRLLSGGKDITDRILPAVTKLAQDSSQEARYFGRRMLLSLSSHPDFDKILEKYIPTKDLPTVRDTVFTLKTKGLGEMPQDTQSARGRRSLPGSGTVRASSLTREPLNQTNRESNSHYSCRSQTQSIADKNEYIKQISGLLGSKDFKERIKGIDQLTADCQHNPNIVINSIFPVFDAFKARLQESNSKVNLYALESLQKIIHFLKDNLSQVVNILVPAIVDNHLNSKNNAIYSAAIGAIDALISNLDHILLLQPFCTKAQFLNGKAKVDLIEKVADLVKQLYQRKPQMVEQKVLPLLWHLLGTSTHSGTIHGRGGSVRGATANLCQALYTQMGPSLIDCAASQPANVHKDLNEMLRTKSKHIQYVGREEH from the exons ATGCTATTGTCCTCACAGGATTGCTTCTTCGGATTCTCGAATGTGACCGCATCCATAAGACCGTCAATAATGATACCTGGATTGATCTCCCAGGAGTTACAGGAGCAGCTTCTGGACCCAAAGAATTACCAAAATCGAACAAATGGGGTGGAGGAGCTCAAACACATCCTCTCAGAAGTGGACATGAAAACAGTCCCATCTGGCAGTATTGAGGAGTTCATCAATTTTCTTCCACAACTTCTGGATGACAGTAATTTTAAAGTATTGTATGGCACCCTACAAGTCTTAAACTTACTCATTCAGAAGCTAGATACTACGGGTGTAGACAGATATTTCAAACATATAGTCTTAGTGGCTCTGAAAGCCCTCGGGGACACACGCGCCATCACCAGAAATGAGTACATGAATGTGTTTCGACAGCTGATGAAAAACGTTGCACCACAACAAATATTGGACCTTGTCACAGGCAACTTGAAACACAAGAATTCAAGAGTCCGGGAAGATGTCCTTAACATCATCATGGCAGCTATGCTCACTCACCCTCGGAAAGATTTCAACATCCCCAAGCTTTGTTTTGAGGTTGCACCGTACTTGGCAGACAGCAAAAGGAAGGTTCGCCATGCCACCCTTGAGCTGTTTGCAGTTTTTGACTATTGCCTTGACACAGGGAAAAAGCAGCCTTTAATGAAAGCTGTGGACATGGTTGAACTGAACGAGGATGCAGAGGGTCTTATGGCAGCTGTACAGGCGAGACGAGCAAGACACGTCCTACCTAAACTCTCCTCAGAGGGGGAAGTGGAGTATGCCTTGGTGGTGCCCAAACCAGGACAGCGGTGCTCCCTGCAGTATGGTTCTGGAGCTGATCTGGACTGGGTGATGAATGGAGGGCGGGTAAGCAGTGCTAGGagccacagaactgaaccagactgCGACCGATGGTATGGCTACGGTAGCTTGGGCTCACTCACTGATGATCTTCCACTTCAAAGGAGGATTGTTAGCGCTGGTAAAGGGAAGAACAAACTGCCGTGGGAGATGTCGAGCTTCTCATCCACTGAGAATGACCAGCAGTGCAGCACCCCTAATGGAAAGTGCTCTAAACAG GTCGCCAGTGATGATTTCCTCCCCCTATCCAGGAGGCTGAGTCCAGAGACCTACATACCCAGTTTCA GTTCTGCAGAGTCTCAGAAGCCACAATCCTCCCAAAGGAGGGCGTCCCCTGCACGCCTCAGAAGAAGTGGAAGCCTCAACTTAGATCCTGACATCTTTAAATCCACCAACTTCTCTGACCTAGATGTTG TGGCACCCAAAGCACGCATGCTCTCAAGGAACCCCAGTGTTGAGCGCACATTTTCCCTCCCCTCGAACCCCCCCACATCTGGCTCCTTCCTACTGCCCTCCTATCCACTGGCTACACTCCCAGGAGGCATGCTCACTCCGACACTGTCCCGCCGTCATGTTGACTCATCCCTCTCTATGTCCAACACCTGGCCCAACAAAAGAGAGAGCAGCCCTCACCAGCGAGACACCAGCCCCTGGAGAGAGACAACAGGCACAGCAAAGG GAGACCAGCTTTCTAGCAGATGCTCTCCCCGGCCTCTTCGTGCCTCCCTCGTGAGTTCTTCTTCCACTTCATCGTTTCGTCGGGCTCTGAGCAGCACCAGGGCAACCCTGTCGATCTCGCCTGTTGTCCCTACAGCAGAACAGGTCCAGACCCATAATGGCCAGAGGTCCAACACTCCAGGCAGCCCTCAGAATCATCTAGATAGGAACCTTAATCTGGACACTGATGGCATCAGCATGGTGCAAGATCCTCAAGAAGAAGATCCTCTGGACATGCAGGAG ATGCTAAACTCCCTGCGCTCTTTGCGCAACAGCGCTGCCAAGAAGAGGGCAAAAGTGAGCCTTAGCAGTTCAGATCCAGATCCAGACAGCCCTGACTCAGCTGTGAGGCTGGACCTGGGTCTAGATTCACCATCACACACTTCTCCAATGACTACCAGCTCAGCCAGCGAAAGTGGTCTTTCCAGTCTGAGCTCAGTTGCAAACTTAAGCTTCAATGGCATCAAAACCAG CCCTGGAAATTCAGCCTCTTCTGGAATGAAACCTCGCATTGCAAGAGTGCCTTCTGCAAAACTGAGGTCTTCTGTGTCCATGGACTTCATCAGCCCTCAag GGCTGTCCCAGAGAAACGAGCTGTCATATGACGTAGGTGTTGTTGGACAGAGAGTCACTTATTCCAACGGAACTATAAAAACTGAGGAAGAGACAACAGGGCCGTCTCCTCCATTGGTCAAACCAGCCCTCCGGGAATCAGTCAGAGCTCTGAAACCTCACAAAG GATCTCAGAGCCAAGGCAGCAGGAACTCACCAGCCACAGATATGCCTGAAGGAGTCATTGGAAGAG GTATGTTTGGCAACGGCATGTCCTCCAGCAGTCCAGGAGCTGCCTTGTCACTTGAGCAGGGTGATTCTGTAGCCAAAACCCCCCACGCTCCCCCAGCAGGCATCTACAGCCGTGCTCTGTCTGGCAGTCACAGAGACAGTGATGACAGCCCATGTCCTGATGAGATTAAG CAGAGGGTGAAGAATTCAAGGTTTGGCCAGGATAAAACGCGGCTGCAGGGTCTGGAACAGCAAGAGGGGCAGTTCAGTCAAGGGGACCACACGCGAGAGAAAATTCGCCACCGGGTCAGACAGATGCTGTCCGACTCACCCACAGAGGAAAATAGAGCATTAATCATCAAAG ATCTGCATCTGAACGGTAGCACACTGACCTCCACTAAATCAGACCTTCTCTCTGATGAGTCTCCTATCAGCCCCAACAGCCCTGTCAGCCCACCTGGACCACAAAGCCCCACCAAGTGCTTCACTCCGCCTCACCAGCCGAGCCCCCCCACAGTGCCCCCAAACCCCAAAAACATGTCCCGTCTCAGAAGGGCCCCTAGCCTCAGCAGAACCCGACCATCGCTGTCCCACAGCTCAG ATGAGCTGTCCCCTGGTACTATGGGCCAAAAGAAAAACCTCTCAGAGCCCCCGGAGCTATGTCCATTCCCCAAGCCGGACCTGGCACTGACACAGAGTTTTAACCTGCTTAGCTCTGAAGACTG GGAGAAGAAGATCGAGGGTCTGACGTTCATGCGCAGTctggctcactaccactcagACACGCTACAGGGCCGCCTGCATgatgtctgcctgtctctcaTTCAAGAG GTGAAGAACCTGCGGTCAGGTGTGTCCAGGGTTGCAGTGTGTACACTGGGGGACCTGTACACCCACCTGCAGAAGGCAATGGACCAGGAGCTGGAGGGGACAGTTAAAGCTTTACTGCAGAAGGCAGGGGAGAGCAATGCTTTCATCAGGCAGGATGTGGATGCAACACTGGACTGCATGGTGCAGCACTGCACACCTACACGTAGCATCGGCGCACTACTCTCTGGAGGACTCAG TCATCTCAACGCAGTGGTAAGAAAATGCACTGCTCAACATCTTGCTAATCTGGTGGACAAGGTCGGTGCTGTCCGTCTTCTGTCTGGAGGTAAAGATATCACTGATAGAATCTTACCTGCCGTCACCAAACTCGCACAAGACTCCTCACAGGAAGCCAG GTATTTTGGTCGTCGAATGTTGCTGTCCCTGTCATCCCACCCTGACTTTGACAAGATCCTGGAGAAGTATATCCCCACCAAAGACCTGCCGACTGTTAGAGACACTGTCTTCACTCTCAAGACAAAG GGTCTTGGTGAGATGCCCCAGGACACACAGTCAGCCAGGGGTAGACGCTCCCTCCCAGGCAGTGGTACAGTCAGAGCGTCATCTCTCACCAGGGAGCCACTCAATCAGACCAACAG GGAGTCTAATAGCCATTACAGCTGTAGATCTCAGACACAGAGTATTGCAGACAAGAACGAGTACATCAAGCAGATCTCAGGTCTGCTGGGTTCAAAGGACTTCAAAGAAAGGATCAAGGGAATCGACCAGCTCACAGCTGACTGCCAGCACAACCCCAACATAGTCATCAATAGTATTTTCCCG GTGTTTGATGCCTTCAAGGCCAGGCTGCAGGAGTCCAACAGCAAAGTCAACCTGTATGCCCTTGAGTCTCTACAGAAAATCATTCACTTTTTGAAAGACAACCTGTCGCAAGTGGTTAACATCCTGGTCCCAGCAATCGTTGACAATCACCTCAACTCCAAGAACAATGCTATCTACTCTGCTGCTATTGGAGCTATTGATGCACTTATTTCAAATCTTG ATCACATACTTCTTCTTCAGCCTTTCTGCACCAAGGCTCAGTTTTTAAACGGCAAAGCAAAGGTGGATCTTATCGAAAAGGTTGCAG ATCTTGTGAAACAGCTCTACCAGCGCAAGCCCCAGATGGTTGAACAGAAAGTGCTGCCTTTGCTGTGGCATCTCCTGGGCACCTCTACCCACAGCGGTACCATCCATGGCCGGGGCGGCAGCGTGAGGGGTGCTACCGCCAACCTGTGCCAAGCCCTTTACACCCAGATGGGGCCCAGCCTGATCGACTGCGCTGCTTCCCAGCCTGCCAATGTCCACAAAGATTTAAATGAGATGCTAAGGACTAAATCCAAACACATACAATATGTTGGAAGAGAAGAACATTAA
- the ccdc28b gene encoding coiled-coil domain-containing protein 28B, whose product MEDKRKKRSPKVSLPQPPPPPINPRKLSVLPASKSATFSLGLPQPPSPKNRGKYKRSIGAPGQPKEVFTAVVAPPKTTRPHKEKPRAPQPAGPSKVVQSSPLQHSFLTDVSDVREMEGGLLNLLNDFHSGKLQAFGKVCSFEQLEHVREMQEKLARLHFSLDSHVEELSEDQRKCASDHNLEHLLCNLEELSTSIQKLHLAENQDLPKTSGP is encoded by the exons ATGGAAGACAAACGCAAGAAGCGGAGCCCAAAGGTGTCTCTCCCAcagccccctcctccccccatcAACCCCCGCAAACTCTCTGTCCTGCCTGCCAGCAAAAGTGCCACCTTCTCTCTCGGCCTGCCGCAGCCTCCCTCCCCCAAGAACAGAGGCAAGTACAAGAGGTCCATCGGAGCGCCGGGGCAGCCCAAAGAGGTGTTCACAGCCGTCGTAGCTCCACCAAAGACCACCAG GCCCCACAAGGAGAAGCCCCGGGCCCCCCAGCCAGCAGGGCCCAGTAAAGTAGTCCAGTCTTCCCCCCTGCAGCACTCCTTTCTCACAGATGTCTCAGACGttagagagatggagggaggccTCCTCAACCTCCTCAATGACTTCCACTCAGGCAAACTGCAGGCCTTTG GTAAGGTGTGCTCCTTTGAGCAGCTGGAGCATGTGCGCGAGATGCAGGAGAAGCTGGCACGGCTGCACTTCAGCCTTGACAGCCATGTGGAGGAGCTTTCAGAGGACCAGAGGAAGTGTGCCTCCGACCACAACCTGGAGCACCTGCTTTGTAAC ctggaggagctcagcaCCTCAAT ACAAAAGCTCCACTTGGCTGAGAACCAGGACCTGCCCAAGACATCTGGTCCCTGA
- the togaram1 gene encoding TOG array regulator of axonemal microtubules protein 1 isoform X2, whose translation MLLSSQDCFFGFSNVTASIRPSIMIPGLISQELQEQLLDPKNYQNRTNGVEELKHILSEVDMKTVPSGSIEEFINFLPQLLDDSNFKVLYGTLQVLNLLIQKLDTTGVDRYFKHIVLVALKALGDTRAITRNEYMNVFRQLMKNVAPQQILDLVTGNLKHKNSRVREDVLNIIMAAMLTHPRKDFNIPKLCFEVAPYLADSKRKVRHATLELFAVFDYCLDTGKKQPLMKAVDMVELNEDAEGLMAAVQARRARHVLPKLSSEGEVEYALVVPKPGQRCSLQYGSGADLDWVMNGGRVSSARSHRTEPDCDRWYGYGSLGSLTDDLPLQRRIVSAGKGKNKLPWEMSSFSSTENDQQCSTPNGKCSKQVASDDFLPLSRRLSPETYIPSFSSAESQKPQSSQRRASPARLRRSGSLNLDPDIFKSTNFSDLDVVAPKARMLSRNPSVERTFSLPSNPPTSGSFLLPSYPLATLPGGMLTPTLSRRHVDSSLSMSNTWPNKRESSPHQRDTSPWRETTGTAKGDQLSSRCSPRPLRASLVSSSSTSSFRRALSSTRATLSISPVVPTAEQVQTHNGQRSNTPGSPQNHLDRNLNLDTDGISMVQDPQEEDPLDMQEMLNSLRSLRNSAAKKRAKVSLSSSDPDPDSPDSAVRLDLGLDSPSHTSPMTTSSASESGLSSLSSVANLSFNGIKTSPGNSASSGMKPRIARVPSAKLRSSVSMDFISPQGLSQRNELSYDVGVVGQRVTYSNGTIKTEEETTGPSPPLVKPALRESVRALKPHKGSQSQGSRNSPATDMPEGVIGRGMFGNGMSSSSPGAALSLEQGDSVAKTPHAPPAGIYSRALSGSHRDSDDSPCPDEIKRVKNSRFGQDKTRLQGLEQQEGQFSQGDHTREKIRHRVRQMLSDSPTEENRALIIKDLHLNGSTLTSTKSDLLSDESPISPNSPVSPPGPQSPTKCFTPPHQPSPPTVPPNPKNMSRLRRAPSLSRTRPSLSHSSDELSPGTMGQKKNLSEPPELCPFPKPDLALTQSFNLLSSEDWEKKIEGLTFMRSLAHYHSDTLQGRLHDVCLSLIQEVKNLRSGVSRVAVCTLGDLYTHLQKAMDQELEGTVKALLQKAGESNAFIRQDVDATLDCMVQHCTPTRSIGALLSGGLSHLNAVVRKCTAQHLANLVDKVGAVRLLSGGKDITDRILPAVTKLAQDSSQEARYFGRRMLLSLSSHPDFDKILEKYIPTKDLPTVRDTVFTLKTKGLGEMPQDTQSARGRRSLPGSGTVRASSLTREPLNQTNRESNSHYSCRSQTQSIADKNEYIKQISGLLGSKDFKERIKGIDQLTADCQHNPNIVINSIFPVFDAFKARLQESNSKVNLYALESLQKIIHFLKDNLSQVVNILVPAIVDNHLNSKNNAIYSAAIGAIDALISNLDHILLLQPFCTKAQFLNGKAKVDLIEKVADLVKQLYQRKPQMVEQKVLPLLWHLLGTSTHSGTIHGRGGSVRGATANLCQALYTQMGPSLIDCAASQPANVHKDLNEMLRTKSKHIQYVGREEH comes from the exons ATGCTATTGTCCTCACAGGATTGCTTCTTCGGATTCTCGAATGTGACCGCATCCATAAGACCGTCAATAATGATACCTGGATTGATCTCCCAGGAGTTACAGGAGCAGCTTCTGGACCCAAAGAATTACCAAAATCGAACAAATGGGGTGGAGGAGCTCAAACACATCCTCTCAGAAGTGGACATGAAAACAGTCCCATCTGGCAGTATTGAGGAGTTCATCAATTTTCTTCCACAACTTCTGGATGACAGTAATTTTAAAGTATTGTATGGCACCCTACAAGTCTTAAACTTACTCATTCAGAAGCTAGATACTACGGGTGTAGACAGATATTTCAAACATATAGTCTTAGTGGCTCTGAAAGCCCTCGGGGACACACGCGCCATCACCAGAAATGAGTACATGAATGTGTTTCGACAGCTGATGAAAAACGTTGCACCACAACAAATATTGGACCTTGTCACAGGCAACTTGAAACACAAGAATTCAAGAGTCCGGGAAGATGTCCTTAACATCATCATGGCAGCTATGCTCACTCACCCTCGGAAAGATTTCAACATCCCCAAGCTTTGTTTTGAGGTTGCACCGTACTTGGCAGACAGCAAAAGGAAGGTTCGCCATGCCACCCTTGAGCTGTTTGCAGTTTTTGACTATTGCCTTGACACAGGGAAAAAGCAGCCTTTAATGAAAGCTGTGGACATGGTTGAACTGAACGAGGATGCAGAGGGTCTTATGGCAGCTGTACAGGCGAGACGAGCAAGACACGTCCTACCTAAACTCTCCTCAGAGGGGGAAGTGGAGTATGCCTTGGTGGTGCCCAAACCAGGACAGCGGTGCTCCCTGCAGTATGGTTCTGGAGCTGATCTGGACTGGGTGATGAATGGAGGGCGGGTAAGCAGTGCTAGGagccacagaactgaaccagactgCGACCGATGGTATGGCTACGGTAGCTTGGGCTCACTCACTGATGATCTTCCACTTCAAAGGAGGATTGTTAGCGCTGGTAAAGGGAAGAACAAACTGCCGTGGGAGATGTCGAGCTTCTCATCCACTGAGAATGACCAGCAGTGCAGCACCCCTAATGGAAAGTGCTCTAAACAG GTCGCCAGTGATGATTTCCTCCCCCTATCCAGGAGGCTGAGTCCAGAGACCTACATACCCAGTTTCA GTTCTGCAGAGTCTCAGAAGCCACAATCCTCCCAAAGGAGGGCGTCCCCTGCACGCCTCAGAAGAAGTGGAAGCCTCAACTTAGATCCTGACATCTTTAAATCCACCAACTTCTCTGACCTAGATGTTG TGGCACCCAAAGCACGCATGCTCTCAAGGAACCCCAGTGTTGAGCGCACATTTTCCCTCCCCTCGAACCCCCCCACATCTGGCTCCTTCCTACTGCCCTCCTATCCACTGGCTACACTCCCAGGAGGCATGCTCACTCCGACACTGTCCCGCCGTCATGTTGACTCATCCCTCTCTATGTCCAACACCTGGCCCAACAAAAGAGAGAGCAGCCCTCACCAGCGAGACACCAGCCCCTGGAGAGAGACAACAGGCACAGCAAAGG GAGACCAGCTTTCTAGCAGATGCTCTCCCCGGCCTCTTCGTGCCTCCCTCGTGAGTTCTTCTTCCACTTCATCGTTTCGTCGGGCTCTGAGCAGCACCAGGGCAACCCTGTCGATCTCGCCTGTTGTCCCTACAGCAGAACAGGTCCAGACCCATAATGGCCAGAGGTCCAACACTCCAGGCAGCCCTCAGAATCATCTAGATAGGAACCTTAATCTGGACACTGATGGCATCAGCATGGTGCAAGATCCTCAAGAAGAAGATCCTCTGGACATGCAGGAG ATGCTAAACTCCCTGCGCTCTTTGCGCAACAGCGCTGCCAAGAAGAGGGCAAAAGTGAGCCTTAGCAGTTCAGATCCAGATCCAGACAGCCCTGACTCAGCTGTGAGGCTGGACCTGGGTCTAGATTCACCATCACACACTTCTCCAATGACTACCAGCTCAGCCAGCGAAAGTGGTCTTTCCAGTCTGAGCTCAGTTGCAAACTTAAGCTTCAATGGCATCAAAACCAG CCCTGGAAATTCAGCCTCTTCTGGAATGAAACCTCGCATTGCAAGAGTGCCTTCTGCAAAACTGAGGTCTTCTGTGTCCATGGACTTCATCAGCCCTCAag GGCTGTCCCAGAGAAACGAGCTGTCATATGACGTAGGTGTTGTTGGACAGAGAGTCACTTATTCCAACGGAACTATAAAAACTGAGGAAGAGACAACAGGGCCGTCTCCTCCATTGGTCAAACCAGCCCTCCGGGAATCAGTCAGAGCTCTGAAACCTCACAAAG GATCTCAGAGCCAAGGCAGCAGGAACTCACCAGCCACAGATATGCCTGAAGGAGTCATTGGAAGAG GTATGTTTGGCAACGGCATGTCCTCCAGCAGTCCAGGAGCTGCCTTGTCACTTGAGCAGGGTGATTCTGTAGCCAAAACCCCCCACGCTCCCCCAGCAGGCATCTACAGCCGTGCTCTGTCTGGCAGTCACAGAGACAGTGATGACAGCCCATGTCCTGATGAGATTAAG AGGGTGAAGAATTCAAGGTTTGGCCAGGATAAAACGCGGCTGCAGGGTCTGGAACAGCAAGAGGGGCAGTTCAGTCAAGGGGACCACACGCGAGAGAAAATTCGCCACCGGGTCAGACAGATGCTGTCCGACTCACCCACAGAGGAAAATAGAGCATTAATCATCAAAG ATCTGCATCTGAACGGTAGCACACTGACCTCCACTAAATCAGACCTTCTCTCTGATGAGTCTCCTATCAGCCCCAACAGCCCTGTCAGCCCACCTGGACCACAAAGCCCCACCAAGTGCTTCACTCCGCCTCACCAGCCGAGCCCCCCCACAGTGCCCCCAAACCCCAAAAACATGTCCCGTCTCAGAAGGGCCCCTAGCCTCAGCAGAACCCGACCATCGCTGTCCCACAGCTCAG ATGAGCTGTCCCCTGGTACTATGGGCCAAAAGAAAAACCTCTCAGAGCCCCCGGAGCTATGTCCATTCCCCAAGCCGGACCTGGCACTGACACAGAGTTTTAACCTGCTTAGCTCTGAAGACTG GGAGAAGAAGATCGAGGGTCTGACGTTCATGCGCAGTctggctcactaccactcagACACGCTACAGGGCCGCCTGCATgatgtctgcctgtctctcaTTCAAGAG GTGAAGAACCTGCGGTCAGGTGTGTCCAGGGTTGCAGTGTGTACACTGGGGGACCTGTACACCCACCTGCAGAAGGCAATGGACCAGGAGCTGGAGGGGACAGTTAAAGCTTTACTGCAGAAGGCAGGGGAGAGCAATGCTTTCATCAGGCAGGATGTGGATGCAACACTGGACTGCATGGTGCAGCACTGCACACCTACACGTAGCATCGGCGCACTACTCTCTGGAGGACTCAG TCATCTCAACGCAGTGGTAAGAAAATGCACTGCTCAACATCTTGCTAATCTGGTGGACAAGGTCGGTGCTGTCCGTCTTCTGTCTGGAGGTAAAGATATCACTGATAGAATCTTACCTGCCGTCACCAAACTCGCACAAGACTCCTCACAGGAAGCCAG GTATTTTGGTCGTCGAATGTTGCTGTCCCTGTCATCCCACCCTGACTTTGACAAGATCCTGGAGAAGTATATCCCCACCAAAGACCTGCCGACTGTTAGAGACACTGTCTTCACTCTCAAGACAAAG GGTCTTGGTGAGATGCCCCAGGACACACAGTCAGCCAGGGGTAGACGCTCCCTCCCAGGCAGTGGTACAGTCAGAGCGTCATCTCTCACCAGGGAGCCACTCAATCAGACCAACAG GGAGTCTAATAGCCATTACAGCTGTAGATCTCAGACACAGAGTATTGCAGACAAGAACGAGTACATCAAGCAGATCTCAGGTCTGCTGGGTTCAAAGGACTTCAAAGAAAGGATCAAGGGAATCGACCAGCTCACAGCTGACTGCCAGCACAACCCCAACATAGTCATCAATAGTATTTTCCCG GTGTTTGATGCCTTCAAGGCCAGGCTGCAGGAGTCCAACAGCAAAGTCAACCTGTATGCCCTTGAGTCTCTACAGAAAATCATTCACTTTTTGAAAGACAACCTGTCGCAAGTGGTTAACATCCTGGTCCCAGCAATCGTTGACAATCACCTCAACTCCAAGAACAATGCTATCTACTCTGCTGCTATTGGAGCTATTGATGCACTTATTTCAAATCTTG ATCACATACTTCTTCTTCAGCCTTTCTGCACCAAGGCTCAGTTTTTAAACGGCAAAGCAAAGGTGGATCTTATCGAAAAGGTTGCAG ATCTTGTGAAACAGCTCTACCAGCGCAAGCCCCAGATGGTTGAACAGAAAGTGCTGCCTTTGCTGTGGCATCTCCTGGGCACCTCTACCCACAGCGGTACCATCCATGGCCGGGGCGGCAGCGTGAGGGGTGCTACCGCCAACCTGTGCCAAGCCCTTTACACCCAGATGGGGCCCAGCCTGATCGACTGCGCTGCTTCCCAGCCTGCCAATGTCCACAAAGATTTAAATGAGATGCTAAGGACTAAATCCAAACACATACAATATGTTGGAAGAGAAGAACATTAA